One Meles meles chromosome 11, mMelMel3.1 paternal haplotype, whole genome shotgun sequence DNA segment encodes these proteins:
- the AK1 gene encoding adenylate kinase isoenzyme 1 isoform X1 — protein MGACCSGTRHATEDSKAREKLKKTKIIFVVGGPGSGKGTQCEKIVQKYGYTHLSTGDLLRAEVSSGSARGKMLSEIMEKGQLVPLETVLDMLRDAMVAKVDTSKGFLIDGYPREVQQGEEFERRIGQPTLLLYVDAGPETMTQRLLKRGETSGRVDDNEETIKKRLETYYKATEPVIAFYEKRGIVRKVNAEGSVDSVFSQVCTHLDALK, from the exons ATGGGGGCCTGCTGCTCGGGAACCCGCCACGCCACAGAAGATTCAAAGGCCAGAG AGAAGCTGAAGAAAACCAAGATCATCTTTGTGGTGG GAGGGCCCGGCTCGGGGAAGGGCACCCAGTGTGAGAAGATTGTCCAGAAATACGGCTACACGCACCTCTCCACCGGGGACCTCCTGCGGGCCGAGGTCAGCTCGGGCTCGGCCAGGGGCAAAATGCTGTCGGAGATCATGGAGAAGGGGCAGCTGGTGCCGCTG GAGACAGTGTTGGACATGCTTCGAGATGCCATGGTGGCCAAGGTAGATACCTCCAAAGGCTTCCTGATCGATGGCTACCCTCGGGAGGTACAGCAGGGAGAGGAGTTTGAGCGGAGG ATCGGACAGCCCACGCTGCTGCTGTATGTGGACGCAggccccgagaccatgacccagcGGCTCCTGAAGCGCGGAGAGACCAGCGGGCGAGTGGATGACAACGAGGAGACCATCAAGAAGCGGCTAGAGACGTACTACAAGGCCACAGAGCCGGTCATCGCCTTTTATGAGAAACGTGGTATCGTACGCAAG GTCAATGCCGAGGGCTCCGTGGACAGTGTCTTCTCCCAAGTCTGCACCCACCTGGACGCCCTCAAGTAG
- the AK1 gene encoding adenylate kinase isoenzyme 1 isoform X2, translating into MEEKLKKTKIIFVVGGPGSGKGTQCEKIVQKYGYTHLSTGDLLRAEVSSGSARGKMLSEIMEKGQLVPLETVLDMLRDAMVAKVDTSKGFLIDGYPREVQQGEEFERRIGQPTLLLYVDAGPETMTQRLLKRGETSGRVDDNEETIKKRLETYYKATEPVIAFYEKRGIVRKVNAEGSVDSVFSQVCTHLDALK; encoded by the exons ATGGAAG AGAAGCTGAAGAAAACCAAGATCATCTTTGTGGTGG GAGGGCCCGGCTCGGGGAAGGGCACCCAGTGTGAGAAGATTGTCCAGAAATACGGCTACACGCACCTCTCCACCGGGGACCTCCTGCGGGCCGAGGTCAGCTCGGGCTCGGCCAGGGGCAAAATGCTGTCGGAGATCATGGAGAAGGGGCAGCTGGTGCCGCTG GAGACAGTGTTGGACATGCTTCGAGATGCCATGGTGGCCAAGGTAGATACCTCCAAAGGCTTCCTGATCGATGGCTACCCTCGGGAGGTACAGCAGGGAGAGGAGTTTGAGCGGAGG ATCGGACAGCCCACGCTGCTGCTGTATGTGGACGCAggccccgagaccatgacccagcGGCTCCTGAAGCGCGGAGAGACCAGCGGGCGAGTGGATGACAACGAGGAGACCATCAAGAAGCGGCTAGAGACGTACTACAAGGCCACAGAGCCGGTCATCGCCTTTTATGAGAAACGTGGTATCGTACGCAAG GTCAATGCCGAGGGCTCCGTGGACAGTGTCTTCTCCCAAGTCTGCACCCACCTGGACGCCCTCAAGTAG